The Crocosphaera subtropica ATCC 51142 genome includes a window with the following:
- a CDS encoding XisI protein, translating into MDNSTLNYQDIIEEILNEYIDYLGEDEQVEIKLICDSNKGHYLLTEIGWSNGYRLYGTLIHIDIIDDKLWIQQDGTEEGIAEELVKKGISKDRIVLAYKSLQERKITEFAVS; encoded by the coding sequence ATGGATAACTCAACCTTAAACTATCAAGACATTATCGAAGAGATACTTAACGAGTATATTGACTATTTAGGAGAAGATGAACAAGTCGAGATAAAACTTATTTGCGACTCCAACAAAGGACATTATTTACTGACAGAAATAGGATGGTCAAACGGATATCGTCTTTATGGGACATTAATCCATATTGATATAATTGATGATAAACTATGGATACAACAAGACGGAACAGAAGAAGGAATTGCCGAAGAATTAGTAAAAAAAGGAATTTCTAAAGATAGAATTGTTCTTGCTTATAAATCATTAC
- a CDS encoding leucine-rich repeat domain-containing protein: protein MNINSTFYASIYNDLTELPTEIFDMKILQELDLKGNNIEHISVEISKLTKLRYLRLDDNKIKDLPSCFAKLTNLEELSLQRNCISSIPTAIFELPNLLYLTLTSNSIDLFPDNPLEFKLTKLKTLDLINNKLIKLPSYISRFNNLEELFLDDNLLEEIPDCICQLTKLKYISLYDNPIVYYPKCISNIIDM, encoded by the coding sequence ATGAATATAAACTCAACTTTTTATGCTTCAATTTATAATGATTTAACTGAACTTCCTACAGAAATTTTCGATATGAAAATCTTACAGGAGTTAGATTTAAAAGGAAATAATATTGAACATATATCTGTTGAAATATCAAAACTAACCAAGTTACGTTATTTGCGTTTGGATGATAATAAGATAAAAGACTTGCCTAGTTGCTTTGCCAAACTTACGAATTTAGAAGAGCTTTCTTTACAGAGAAACTGCATTTCTTCAATTCCTACAGCTATTTTTGAATTGCCTAATCTGCTTTATTTAACACTAACCTCTAATTCTATAGATTTATTTCCTGATAATCCACTTGAATTTAAGTTGACTAAATTAAAAACTCTTGACTTAATAAATAATAAATTAATTAAACTTCCTTCATATATTTCACGTTTTAATAATTTAGAAGAATTGTTCTTAGACGATAATTTATTAGAAGAAATTCCTGATTGCATTTGTCAACTTACCAAACTAAAATACATCAGCTTATACGATAATCCAATTGTCTATTATCCTAAATGCATTTCTAACATAATAGATATGTAA
- a CDS encoding glutathione S-transferase family protein, whose product MYKLYDFLPSGNGYKVRLLLTQLQIPFTRIEVNILNNESRTPEFLTKNPNGKIPVLEISPNQYLTESNAILFYLSQNTSYFPNNNFEQAQVMQWLFFEQYSHEPNIATSRYWISILGKEREYKQQLKQKKILGYAALNVMEKHLQTQDFFVGKTYTIADIGLYAYTHVAEEGGFSLTEFSYIKRWLNRIENQPRYIGISNF is encoded by the coding sequence ATGTACAAATTATACGATTTTTTACCCTCTGGTAATGGCTATAAAGTGAGATTATTATTAACTCAATTACAAATCCCTTTTACTCGAATTGAAGTTAATATTTTAAACAATGAAAGTCGAACCCCAGAGTTTTTAACAAAAAATCCTAATGGGAAAATTCCAGTATTAGAAATTTCCCCTAATCAATATCTAACTGAGTCTAACGCTATTTTATTTTATTTAAGTCAAAATACTAGCTATTTTCCTAATAATAATTTTGAACAAGCACAAGTTATGCAATGGCTTTTTTTTGAACAATATAGTCATGAACCAAATATTGCTACCTCTCGTTATTGGATCTCAATTTTAGGAAAAGAAAGAGAATATAAACAACAATTAAAACAAAAAAAAATTTTAGGTTATGCTGCACTCAATGTAATGGAGAAGCATCTACAAACACAAGATTTTTTCGTGGGAAAAACTTATACAATTGCTGATATTGGACTTTATGCTTATACTCATGTTGCTGAAGAAGGAGGATTTAGTTTAACTGAATTTTCTTATATTAAAAGGTGGTTAAACCGTATTGAAAACCAACCGAGATATATTGGTATTTCTAACTTCTAG